The proteins below come from a single Papaver somniferum cultivar HN1 chromosome 11, ASM357369v1, whole genome shotgun sequence genomic window:
- the LOC113322076 gene encoding uncharacterized protein LOC113322076 has protein sequence MNQGDTNNGLVQNSGGSTNLETANGSSRISLGQENYSNHGSNPSELRRSGSYIFRSMSSSSRRNSLSISRGGSIQLLDDKCEEEIASQAGDIGDRVIQSKMHSESGSCRWFSVDNLVFLESGFAPPHEEQYLQNNGCWLQNTNDISAKSPVTPLTSEIVSPLPTDGFLCARDGNQSGSLQKSSQHFQEIPYNLPVWLEYVLYFVHLAVFGILGMLTRYLLQKLFGPTVARVTSDETALYLDLPSNMLGSFLMGWFGVVFKPDISHFSDFIAVGLSTGYLGSLTTFSGWNQKMLDLAVRGKWAVAAAECLIGIFVFMSIILGIQTAKEFRWMIKRRGNKENSPNERPCLGCNWRIDDINRHIAVLIVLLVVLGLLWSVSGVLMSKWVDDGKPHDSYLWLACMVAPPGVWIRWLLARLNGRGLGRKGLMKWIPFGTLIANVSAASMMAALATVKEVVNTQSCQMITTGIQFGFLGCLSTVSTFAAEYYAMSQTKHSWRAHVYAAITILPSFGLGTLIYSLPVWAKGYK, from the exons ATGAATCAAGGAGATACCAATAATGGGCTCGTTCAGAACTCTGGGGGCTCTACAAATTTGGAAACTGCTAATGGATCTTCTCGAATCAGTCTTGGTCAAGAGAACTACAGTAATCATGGAAGTAATCCCAGTGAACTACGACGAAGTGGATCATATATCTTTAGGAGTATGAGTTCTTCTTCAAGAAGAAATTCTCTAAGTATCTCGCGTGGTGGTAGTATTCAATTGTTAGACGACAAGTGTGAAGAAGAAATTGCTTCCCAGGCAGGAGATATTGGTGATCGGGTAATACAAAGCAAAATGCATAGTGAGAGCGGTAGTTGTCGGTGGTTCTCTGTGGATAATCTAGTATTTCTTGAAAGTGGATTTGCACCACCACATGAGGAGCAATATCTGCAAAACAACGGTTGTTGGTTGCAGAATACAAATGATATAAGCGCCAAGTCCCCCGTCACTCCACTCACGTCAGAGATTGTATCTCCACTTCCCACTGATGGTTTCTTATGCGCAAGAGATGGGAATCAGAGTGGATCATTGCAGAAATCAAGCCAACACTTCCAA gaaaTTCCATACAACTTGCCCGTTTGGCTGGAGTATGTTTTGTACTTTGTCCATCTAGCTGTTTTTGGAATTCTGGGG ATGCTGACAAGATATTTATTGCAAAAGCTTTTTGGCCCTACAGTCGCTAGAGTCACAAGTGACGAAACAGCTCTCTACCTCGATCTTCCCTCTAATATG TTAGGTTCATTCCTGATGGGTTGGTTTGGAGTTGTTTTCAAACCAGACATATCCCATTTTTCGGACTTTATAGCCGTTGGATTGAGCACAGGATACTTGGGAAGTCTCACCACTTTCAGCGGATGGAATCAGAAAATGCTGGACCTCGCTGTTAGAGGGAAATGGGCTGTGGCTGCAGCAGAGTGTCTCATAG GTATATTTGTTTTCATGTCCATCATTTTGGGGATTCAAACGGCAAAAGAATTCAGGTGGATGATAAAACGGCGTGGTAACAAAGAAAATTCACCAAATGAAAGACCCTGTTTGGGCTGCAACTGGAGGATAGACGATATCAACCGGCATATAGCAGTTTTGATTGTGCTATTAGTGGTGCTGGGTTTGTTGTGGAGTGTAAGTGGGGTACTGATGAGCAAATGGGTTGATGATGGAAAACCCCATGATTCATATCTGTGGTTGGCTTGCATGGTTGCACCTCCAGGTGTGTGGATCAGATGGCTCTTGGCTCGACTTAATGGGCGCGGGTTAGGAAGGAAAGGGTTGATGAAGTGGATACCTTTTGGAACCCTAATTGCCAATGTTTCTGCTGCTTCTATGATGGCGGCTCTAGCAACAGTGAAAGAAGTG GTAAACACCCAAAGCTGTCAAATGATCACCACTGGTATTCAATTTGGGTTTTTAGGATGTCTTAGTACGGTTTCTACTTTCGCGGCTGAGTACTATGCCATGAGTCAGACCAAGCATTCTTGGAGAGCACATGTATATGCTGCAATTACAATTCTACCTTCTTTTGGCTTGGGTACTCTGATATACTCCTTACCTGTGTGGGCAAAGGGATACAAGTAA